From a region of the Dictyostelium discoideum AX4 chromosome 2 chromosome, whole genome shotgun sequence genome:
- the paxB gene encoding hypothetical protein has product MATKGLNMDDLDLLLADLGRPKSSIKVTATVQTTATPSSGKNFDNSDIQNEIQSIIEELDQQPQTVQTISTPAPKNHNTTTTTASFSVSSQPAPQPPQQSQQIDGLDDLDELMESLNTSISTALKAVPTTPEEHITHANSNSPPPSLHKNTSSTNSASSLSRPNNNPSVVSTPQPGKVTSTATITTKKQPALSKATLETTSGNNVYSSQPSQSQPQPYKVTATNSQPSSDDLDELLKGLSPSTTTTTTVPPPVQRDQHQHHHQHQHHHHHNPNHNQTQTVTTQINIGRTNTPNNNNNNNTNSPKVVHGDDLDNLLNNLTSQVKDIDSTGPTSRGTCGGCRKPIFGETIQAMGKFYHPEHFCCHNCQNPLGTKNYYEQESLPHCEKCYQELFCARCAHCDEPISDRCITALGKKWHVHHFVCTQCLKPFEGGNFFERDGRPYCEADFYSTFAVRCGGCNSPIRGECINALGTQWHPEHFVCQYCQKSFTNGQFFEFGGKPYCDVHYHQQAGSVCSGCGKAVSGRCVDALDKKWHPEHFVCAFCMNPLAGGSYTANNGKPYCKGCHNKLFA; this is encoded by the coding sequence atggcaaCAAAAGGATTAAATATGGATGATTTAGATCTTTTATTAGCAGATTTGGGAAGACCAAAGAGTTCAATAAAAGTAACAGCAACTGTTCAAACAACCGCTACACCATCAAGTGgtaaaaattttgataatagtgatattcaaaatgaaattcaatcaattattgAAGAATTGGACCAACAACCACAAACCGTTCAAACCATTAGTACACCAGCACCAAAAAATCATaatacaaccaccacaactgCAAGTTTCTCAGTTTCATCACAACCagcaccacaaccaccacaacaatcacaacaaattGATGGTTTGGATGATTTGGATGAATTGATGGAATCATTGAATACATCAATCTCAACTGCACTCAAAGCAGTACCAACCACACCAGAAGAACATATTACACATGCCAATTCAaattcaccaccaccatcattacATAAGAATACATCTTCAACCAATTCTGCATCTTCATTATCACGcccaaataataatccaagtGTTGTTTCAACACCACAACCAGGAAAAGTTACATCAACTGCAACCATTACCACTAAAAAACAACCAGCACTTTCAAAAGCAACTTTGGAAACAACTAGTGGTAATAATGTATATAGTTCACAACCatcacaatcacaaccacaaccataTAAAGTTACAGCAACTAATTCACAACCAAGTAGTGATGACcttgatgaattattaaaaggtCTTAGTCCatccaccactactaccactactgtACCACCACCAGTTCAACGtgatcaacatcaacatcatcatcaacatcaacatcatcatcatcataatccAAATCATAATCAAACTCAAACTGTAACAACAcaaattaatattggtaGAACAAATACTccaaacaataacaataacaataatacaaattcaCCAAAAGTTGTACATGGTGATGAtttagataatttattaaataatttaacatcaCAAGTTAAAGATATTGATTCAACAGGACCAACATCACGTGGTACATGTGGTGGTTGTCGTAAACCAATCTTTGGTGAAACTATTCAAGCAATGGGTAAATTCTATCATCCAGAACATTTCTGTTGTCATAATTGTCAAAATCCATTGGGTACTAAAAACTATTATGAACAAGAATCATTACCACATTGTGAAAAATGTTATCAAGAATTGTTTTGTGCACGTTGCGCTCATTGTGATGAACCAATCTCTGATCGTTGTATCACTGCTTTGGGTAAGAAATGGCATGTACACCACTTTGTTTGCACTCAATGTTTGAAACCATTTGAAGGTGGTAATTTTTTCGAACGTGATGGTCGTCCATATTGTGAGGCCGATTTCTATTCAACATTTGCCGTTCGTTGTGGTGGTTGCAATTCTCCAATTCGTGGTGAATGTATCAATGCTTTGGGTACTCAATGGCATCCAGAACATTTTGTTTGCCAATATTGTCAAAAGAGTTTCACAAATGGTCAATTCTTTGAATTTGGTGGTAAACCATATTGTGATGTccattatcatcaacaaGCTGGCTCAGTTTGTTCTGGCTGTGGAAAAGCTGTCTCTGGTCGTTGTGTAGATGCTCTTGATAAAAAATGGCATCCAGAACATTTTGTTTGCGCTTTCTGTATGAATCCATTAGCTGGTGGTTCTTATACCGCTAATAATGGTAAACCATATTGTAAAGGTTgtcataataaattatttgcttaa
- the rcdBB gene encoding random cDNA clone veg113, producing MFFKSVAALMAVAVAIANGQALSCSQMQSLAGQYFSGSTATNMICISYYESSWNPQAYNPSSASGLWQILTEHCGELCTACSTPSDLFNPDINAQCALAVLNAQGYDAWTTWSNGDCNGWSQCGSSSGTSSSGSSSSSSGSSSSSSSGSSSGSSSGSSSGSSSGSSSGSGSGSSSGSGSSSGSGSSSGSGSASGSGSGSGSN from the exons atgttcTTCAAATCTGTCGCTGCTTTAATGGCTGTTGCCGTTGCCATCGCAAATGGTCAAGCCTTATCATGTTCACAAATGCAATCATTAGCAGGTCAATACTTTTCAGGTAGCACCGCCACTAATATGATt tGTATCAGTTATTATGAATCAAGCTGGAATCCAc AAGCTTATAATCCATCAAGTGCTTCAGGTTTATGGCAAATCTTAACTGAACATTGCGGGGAATTATGTACTGCTTGTTCAACCCCAAGTGATTTATTCAACCCAGATATCAATGCACAATGTGCTCTTGCTGTCTTAAATGCTCAAGGTTATGATGCTTGGACTACTTGGAGTAATGGTGATTGTAATGGTTGGTCACAATGTGGTTCATCATCTGGTACATCATCATCtggttcatcatcatcatcatctggttcatcatcatcatcatcatctggtTCATCATCTGGTTCATCATCTGGTTCATCATCTGGTTCATCATCTGGTTCATCATCAGGTAGTGGTAGCGGTAGCTCATCAGGCAGTGGTTCATCATCAGGCAGTGGTAGCTCATCAGGTAGTGGAAGTGCAAGTGGTAGTGGTTCAG gttcAGGTTCAAACTAA